Proteins encoded by one window of Grus americana isolate bGruAme1 chromosome 7, bGruAme1.mat, whole genome shotgun sequence:
- the DKK1 gene encoding dickkopf-related protein 1, with amino-acid sequence MRGLVALLAALSCAAPAGRAAAPGGALSSNAIKGPPPGGAAEASAAPAAPFDGSNKPPPAATRQPFPCAEDEDCGPEEFCGGAARAGGAPLCLACRRRRKRCLRDAMCCPGTTCSNGLCTPTEPPHGAAELDEIGAEALPRRTPAPAWLPAAKGEEGDFCLRSSDCAAGLCCARHFWSKICKPVLREGQVCTRHRRKGTHGLEIFQRCQCAEGLACRLQREHGPADASRLHTCQRH; translated from the exons ATGCGGGGGCTGGTGGCGCTACTGGCGGCGCTGAGCTgcgcggccccggcggggcgggcggcggctccCGGCGGCGCCCTCAGCTCCAACGCCATCAAgggaccccccccggggggggcggcagaagccagcgccgcccccgccgcccccttcGACGGCAGCAACAAGCCGCCGCCGGCCGCCACCCGGCAG cctttCCCCTGCGCTGAGGACGAGGACTGCGGCCCCGAGGAGTTTTGCGGGGGGGCGGCCCGTGCCGGGGGCGCCCCGCTCTGCCTCGCCTGCCGGAGACGCCGCAAGCGCTGCCTGCGCGACGCCATGTGCTGCCCCGGCACGACCTGCAGCAACG GGCTCTGCACCCCCACGGAGCCTCCCCACGGAGCCGCCGAGCTGGACGAGATCGGCGCTGAGGCTCTGCCCCGACGGACGCCCGCTCCCGCCTGGCTCCCCGCTGCCAAAG GTGAGGAGGGGGACTTCTGCCTGCGCTCGTCGGACTGCGCGGCCGGGCTGTGCTGCGCCCGTCACTTCTGGTCCAAAATCTGCAAGCCGGTGCTGCGGGAAGGGCAGGTGTGTACCCGGCACCGGCGGAAAGGCACCCACGGCCTGGAAATCTTCCAGCGGTGCCAGTGCGCCGAGGGGCTGGCGTGCCGCCTCCAGCGAGAGCACGGCCCCGCCGACGCCTCCCGCCTGCACACCTGCCAGCGGCACTGA